AGGTTCGGCGTGGCTGCACCGAGGGCACACGCACCGAGGTACTTTCTGGACTAGAAACATGGCTCTTCGATCCAACTTCATCAGGGGTCTACTGGATGGATGGGATGCCAGGAATAGGCAAGACAGCAATAGCATACACGTTCTGCGAGCGGATGAAGAGGCGCCGGTGCCTAGGCGCGAGCTTTTTCTGTGACAGGAACTCTGAAAAATGCCGGGATGCGACTAGAATTATACCCACCATTGCATACCAGCTCGCTCTATACTCGGCCTCATTTCGATCGGCGTTGTTCGACGTGCTGGGAAGCAATCCGGAAGCTGCGTCCAAGACTTTGACGAAGCAATTCGACCTCCTCTTGAATAAGCCATTGCAACAAGCCAAGGGTACCATGCCAAAACAAGTGGTCATCGTAATCGATGCTCTGGACGAATGCGACAATCTCGAGAGTATAGAAGGTCTATTGGATTTGCTTCTCCCTGAGAGTTCTGGGCCTGGTATCCCACTGAAGTTCCTTGTCACGGCTCGGCCAGGAGGTGATATATTTGTTAGGATGTCCTTGGGCGTAGAGAACCAAAAGGCCGTAGCGATTCACCTCCATGACATCAGCAAGGCCCAGGTACAGGCGGATATTAAATTGCATGTCAAGCACCAATTACGATTTGTCAAGTCAATCGAGGACAGCGAAATCGACCAATTCGTGCAACGCTGTGGAGTTTTGTTCCTGACCGCGGTTTCTCTCCTACAATTCGCTGCAGGAGAGACGGGTTATTCGAAGGAATCATTCATGTCGTTGATTCAAAACACCCCAATATTGACAACTTTGCATACACCCATCGCTAAAATGTATATGGACGTACTGAAATCCGTGCTCGATGACGAGGGCCTTGAAGAGGACGAGGTCGAAGATATCCGTTTGGTGTTGAATACTGTACTACTCGCACAGGAATCTGTCAACGTCGAGACTATCGGCATGTTGGCGGGAATTGACGAACCGAGACGTGTGGAACATGCACTGCTTTCACTGCGGTCAGCATTGAATTATTCTGAAACTTCTGGTCTGGTTTCTCCGTTGGATTCGACTTTTCCCGAAGTCATGTTCGACAAGAGTAAATCTGGGTCGTATCATTGCGACGTTACCGAGCAGGGTCACTTGTTGGCACAAGGATGTTTGGCCAAAATGAAGGAGGAATTACGATTCAACATGTGCGAGCTTGATTCGTCGTTTATACCCGACAAAGAGGTGAAGGATATCGATTCTATCATCAAGGCCAAGATCTCTCCCTCTTTGGGATACGCGTGTCGCCACTGGGCGGATCACCTTGAATCAACACCGAATGTAGCTAACATGTTGCCCTTGCTGGGAGAGTTTCTCTTTGAGCAGCTTCTATATTGGATGGAGGTTTTAAACCTGCTACAGGAACTTACATCTGGCGCTGCTTCTTTACTGAAGCTCAAACAAAGACTACATGTAAGCAGATATTGTCCAAATCGTTTGCTATTCTCACGTATACACCCAGGGAGTGGCTTGTCCACCAGAATTAACTACTTTACTCGACGATGCTTATGCTTTTGTGCAAAAACTTTCGGCGAGCTCAATCTCATATTCGACGccacacatatatatatcgTCCCTTCAACTGTGTCCGAGATCAAGCTTGGTGTACCGGATCTACTCTAAGCGCATTCAGTCCTGGCTAAAACCTCACGGAGGTCCTACAGAGAGTTTGGATATGAAGACCTCGGCGCACCAGAGTTGGAATATTGGTTCGGGGGCATTATCAATTTCATATTCTCTGGACGGTACTCGGTTCGCAGCCGGATGCGAGAACGGGACCATCgctatatgtgatgcacgcGACGGCTCGTTTCTGTTCCATCCACTCGAGGGCCACACCGACTGGGTTCGCTCTGTTGCCTTTTCACCCGATGGCACACTTGTCCTCTCGGCCTCGTCAGACTGTACTATTCGATTATGGGACGTAGCGACTGGTCAGCCTGTACCCACTTCATTTGATGGGCATACCCATCCGGTCAAGTCAGTGGCATTTTCGCCAAGCGGCAAGCGGTTTGTTTCTGGGTCTTGGGATAACACGGTTCGCGTATGGAATACAGATGGCAGCAGCTCTACTACTATGGAAGGCCATAAATGGGGTGTCAATTGCGTTGCGTTTTCCCCTGACGACACATCGGTGGCCTCGGGTGCTAATGATTTTACTATCCAAGTTTGGGACTTGACTAACGAGGCGCCTACTCCAAGCACCCTTCAAGGTCATACCAATTCCGTCATGTCTATTGCGTTCACGTCTGATGGAACTCGTCTCGTCTCCGGTTCAACTGATTGTACAATCTGCGTCTGGAGCACGGATAGCAAATCACTTATGTCTCGCTTTCTTCAAGGTTGCACCCATTTTGTCTACTCGGTAGCCGTTTCGCCAGACGGGTCATGCATCGCATCTGGGTCGGCGGACTCGACGATCCGGGTTTGGAGCATCAATACCGGCAGTTTGATCACCGGTCCTTGGGAGCATTTCAACGGCGTTCGGGCCCTTGCGTTCTCGCCGGATGGTACGCGTTTGCTCTCAGGCTCTCATAGCGAGGATATCAAAGTTTGGAACCTTGACGAGAAACCGAAACCTGCTGACGTGCGACCATACACTGGGCTGTATAACAAGTCGTTCCAAAAGGCATTCCTTGAAAAGGCTCTCAATGAGAAAATGATCCGAATCCGGGAGCTGCATGACGAAAAACTTCCTCTTCTCCCCTTTCAACGCCAGACGCCAGATTCAGCGATGTCGATTGCATGGTTACTCGAAGCCACTCATTTAGCATACATTAATGAGCCACTGGGCGCAACGCCTACTCCCGGATTAGAACATCAGCTCCCCCATATGCCTAATGGATGGAAGTGGCAATCGGACGGGTGGCTTTTAAATGACAAATCTCAATTACTAGTCTGGGTTTCTCCAGATTCCGGTTCCTGCCATCTCCTTGGGCACAGCGTCAACAATTCTAGGGCGATTTCCTTCCTGTCCCAGAATGAAGACTTTATTGGGAGGCGATGGCCTGGAAAAAAGGAGATGCCAGTAGGAGCCCGTCGTCAATGGTGACGCAAGACAGAAAGTGGAAATTAGCACTTTTTTGGTTTGATTCATCACTGTTAAAATCTCATTATTTGTTATTTTGATGGAGGGGAGCCCTTGGACGGTTCGAGCCGTGTACAGAATTTAGATGTTTATTATGGTTTTCTCCCCGCATGTATGTATTCGTCACCAACGACATGATTGTCTAATATATGCGTTACATTAACGACTCGGATAAGCCCAATGATTGGGCGAAACAACTAATTTCAAGCAACAGGTCGGAATATATACCGCTATGTTCACCTGCGACTTTGACAATTCCCTATTACGCGCAAGTCCCAAAAGGACCCAATTATCTGACAAACCAGCGCGCTTACTACTGTGCTGGAATCCAATCGCAACCACGACAATGAGCAAACAAAGCCTCGAAGATCTCAGAACAAGGCTCGAAAACGCGTCCAAAGAATATCAAAAGATTCAGGAGGGTAAGTGCCCATCTCTAACCGAGAATGACATTTGTCGAACTGATCGGAAAAGTCGGTGTACAGATACCCAAACCGCTGTAGAAACCCATCAAAGGCTGGATTCACAAGTTAACGAGAATGAGGCTGTGAAGAAGGCAAGCCCCATCATGACAGATGAGAGGACATATTCTAACGTGTCCGAGCAGGAGTTTGCAAACCTCAAACCCCATAACACGGTTTACAAGATGGTTGGACCGGTGTTTGTCAAGCAAGAACCGGAGGAAGCGAAAAGCAACGTGGACAAGCGATTGGAGTTTATTAGAGGTGAAATGTGAGTCTTGTCAAGATTCTTGACCACATTGTACTTGACTGGCCTTGCAGCACGCGCGTAGAACAACAAATATCTGATTTGAACAAAAAGTCAGAGAAAATCAAGACCGAAGTCGTGACAATTCAAAACGTAATGGCTTCTCAACAGCAGTCACAGACTACTGCAGCATGAATATGTGTTATAACTTTGAATCATAATGTCGTAGCGCCTTGCCCTATCAGGACATATAGATGTAAAGTTCTAGGATGTTCTCGTAGATACCAAATTAGAGACAATAGACACAGCCACAGATCTCATGTCACCCGATTGGCATTGGTCATTGCACGCACTCTGTGTTCTACCTCCACAATGGCCGAACAAGCCTCTGTTGCCAGCTCAAACGAAATCACTCTAAATATAAAAGGTATAAAAGGCTGCAATGAAGAACTCCGCATTTCCTGATATATGTACAGGTCCAAGTGAACTGAAGCTCAGTATAACCATATCCACCGACAAGACTGTCCTTGAGCTAAAGCAAGCCATTGCGGAAAAGTCAGATGTATCTGCCGATAGACAACGTTTAATCTACTCTGGTAAGCCCACTCTATCTATTTCCTTCACCTTGCCACTCACTCGCCTGCTCCACCACCAGGTCGAGTACTTAAAGACGAGGACGTACTCTCGACGTACAAGGTACAGAATGCACACACTGTACATATGGTCAAAGGCGCTCCCAAACCGACCGGAACTGCCTCCTCTTCGACTTCCACGCCGACACAACCTCTACCGAGTATGCAAACTGGCCAGACATCGACAGAGACGCTACTCAATGGACCTCGCGGACACGGGGCTCTCGCAGGTTTGAATATGAACGACCTTTTTGGAGGAGCAAACCCGAACGACCCAAATATGGTCTGCGCCCGCTCAATCTACTATTTTAGGACTCAAACTAACAAAAATGGATAGTTGCAAAACATGCTTTCCTCTCCTCAATTTATGCAACAAATGTCCCGCATGATGTCCGATCCTAATTTGATGGACACTATTCTCGCACAGTCTCCCCACCTCACAAATATGGACCCTAACATGCGTCGGACATTACAATCGCCTGAGTTTAGACAGATGATGTCGAACCCAGACACGTTACGAAATATGATGCAAATGACGGCTACATTGAGGCAAGCTGGGATCAATCCTATGGGTGGTGGAGCGATGGGAGGCGGATTTGGAGGCGGAGGTTTCGGCGGGATGCCGTTTGACTTGTTTGGCGGAGGACTCGGCGGGGCTCAGAACCAGGGACAGAACCAGCAGCCGAGCGGGAACTTGTTCGAACAGGCTGCGACGGGTGCTACGTCTGCTGCTTCCCCGGCCAGCAATCCCAATCCTACATCACCTGCCGCTAACACTGGCAGTAATCCTAACCCGACTTCGCCTGGAACCCAGAACCCCAACCCCAGTCCATTTGGAATGATCGACCCGTCGTTAATCCAACAGGCACGTATTTGATTTGTCGATATTCGTTTCGGTTCTGACTGGGTTCGATTTAGATTCTTGGTGGTGCTGGTGGATTGGGAAGCCAGGGGAATGCAGCGGGTGGGAATCCTTTTGCAGCACTTGGCGCATTTGGTGCACCTCCAGCGCCCCCAGATCCGCGTCCTGTCGAGGAACGTTTCCAGGTAAGACGACGACACTCCCTCTGCATCCAGCTGAAAATTGAGGCCCCATCGCTCTCTAGGTTCAATTACAACAACTCCAAGATATGGGCTTTACCAACGCACAACAGAATGTTCGTGCGCTATTGGCATGTGGAGGCCGCGTGGACTCGGCAATTGAATATATCCTTGGTGGAGGAGGTCTTCAGTAATCGACCCAAGTAGATAACCTTAAATTGTAGCGCCAGTTCCTTAGAATTGTAATGCTTATTCACTGGGATCTTCAGAACACCGCAGCTCATGGGTGTTTACTCTCTTTTAGCACTCTATCCATCGATACACTTGAGTCACAATCAAAATCGCATTTGAGGAATCAGTTGAATGACTCGTAGCTACAATCCAATACAGACAGTACATCGTGTTGAACTCGTACTACTCATTACCGAGATACATTTACCAAACTCGAGTATCAAGGAGCAAGTCGCCCTCGTTGGCCAATCCCAAGCAAGCCTTCAAGAACGATTCGAGGGCCTGACGCTGGCGGTTGAGCGAGTTGACGACCTCAGTGCCGGGCTTGACAAGAGGAGCCTTGAGCATGTAGGAAAGTAGAGACAAGACCGAGTAGAGGGGCAGGAACTCGTCGTTCGAGTTGCGGCGATACTTGACGCGAGTCAAGAGCTCGGCAAGAATCGTCAAGTCAAGGATAAGAGGAGTGGCGAGGAGCGAGTCTTCGCAAGTGTTGAAGATGCCAAGAGTGTTACGACCACCCATCATAATCTCAGAGTTGTACTCGTCGATGGCGCGCTTCGAGTCGCCGACTGCGGGAACGTACTTGATAACAACGAGATGGTCGGGGTGCTCGCCCTTTTTCTCGCCCTTGGCAGCATCGGCCGGACGGTACAAGAGACGGTTGGCATCGACCATGTCATCGACCACGGAGCTCTTGCTGATTTCTTTGCTCTTGAACTGAGCCTCTTGAGAGAGATTGCGGCCATCATTGTTACCCAGGTGATTGTACGAAGCGATCGAAAGGGGCTTGATACCAGCATTGACGAGGTATTCGGCGAGAACCGACTTGATCTTGGTCTGGCCGCTCTTGAGGTCGTCACCACCAATGAAAGCCTTGTGGCGCTCGGCGAGTTCGATGCACCCGGGAACAAAAGTGTTTTGAGGAGCTCCGTTGATGAAGGGGGCGTCCTCGAGGATAGATGCAACAGCGAAGACAGTGCTAGGTGAGACCTCCGAGTGAGACTCGCGGATAGATTTAAGAAGGGCATCAGCAGTGTCGTTTACGCCAGGGATGACCGCGCTATAACGCTCGGTGTTGGCAGTCCAAAAAACGACAACGCGATCGAGATCGTGCTTGGCCTTGAACTCGCGAATGTCACGACGGATGTGCTCAACGTGAGCCTGCTTGTCGTTGCCAGAAATGACGTTATCAGCACGCTCTGACTGATTGGCAGCGATAAAATCAGGGTAGTAGATCGAAGGCAAAGGACGAATCTCAGCCATCATGGGAATGAGCTGGCGCTGAAGATCCCAGTCAAGGACTTGAGCACGATCCATAGCGGCATCAAGGGGGTAGGAGGAAATGTCCCACCCGCCAATCACGAGATCGTTGGGGTGGACCATAGGCAAGACATCGGAGACCGGGATATTGAAGTCACGACCAGTCTCCGGGTCGGTGCCGAGGCGCATGGTCGAGGCACGTAGGAGAGAACCAATATAATTGGGTGTCATAACTCCCTCCTTGGTGCGCCATGTAATGTTGTGACGATTGGCTAGAACAGTTGCGGCCAGTGTCGTGCCGTTGTTTCCGCCCAGACCGACCATCATCAAGCTGTGTGTTCATAGCCACATCAATATCTAGCCACCCGCGGTCAAGCAGTGCACGAAAACTCACCCAGTTTTCTGGACCTTGCGCACAGTTTGGAACTCGAACCGAGACACAGTAGGCTTGACGCTGATACGACCTTGTTCTTTGACGACATGAGCGCCCTTGTATTCGTACTTGGCGGTAATATGCGAATCGGAATAGGAGGTCACTTCCGACTCGACGATGACGGGGTCAGTCCGACGAGCGGCAGTGGGATGAATAGGAGCAGGCTCCGAGGGGGTGCTATAGCCGGTACCATAGgcttggttgatagcagtAGGAGCCATAGTAGATAGTATAAAGATTTTTTCAGGGAGTTTGGAACTTAGTTTTGAGCTAACGGAGCTGGAGAAGAGTGTTTGTTGCCCTACGACACGCCATATCAGTAACATGTATATCGAGTGATGATAGGGCTACACTCACTCTATGCGGATTGTGTTTCGAACCTATAGAAAAATGCGAAAAAGGAATGAGAAATAAGTGCGTGTCATGACTCTGCGTTACGCACCAAGTTGATTCGAGTACATAAACTTGATTGGGGAACCAGTCAAGCAA
The Rhizoctonia solani chromosome 8, complete sequence DNA segment above includes these coding regions:
- a CDS encoding Vegetative incompatibility protein HET-E-1, with protein sequence MRCFGNISKNSKGFFSRLRENLRQPQRSNRARTPPNPEPFYLSSHSASSLRANVARGSEETPATASSTNNPKINSEPPRLTDSSVAPLTSLPIDKSTGVLETLNKDAHVAETEESAQIASTTVDLNEARQVQDPIWIALQTSLEMLRDNLDENSPLVPTIETLLLCLPRLEAWGRAEREYEELTRETTNASDSFRELVTVEKISLFPDNLSHSLLNLINKHLEEIKSRLESNGGDTEENSGEDQIVYYYRGVRDTFVKFEDNGRDILHKSLNNSRLGWLNHIEEAPFDALFGTEQVRRGCTEGTRTEVLSGLETWLFDPTSSGVYWMDGMPGIGKTAIAYTFCERMKRRRCLGASFFCDRNSEKCRDATRIIPTIAYQLALYSASFRSALFDVLGSNPEAASKTLTKQFDLLLNKPLQQAKGTMPKQVVIVIDALDECDNLESIEGLLDLLLPESSGPGIPLKFLVTARPGGDIFVRMSLGVENQKAVAIHLHDISKAQVQADIKLHVKHQLRFVKSIEDSEIDQFVQRCGVLFLTAVSLLQFAAGETGYSKESFMSLIQNTPILTTLHTPIAKMYMDVLKSVLDDEGLEEDEVEDIRLVLNTVLLAQESVNVETIGMLAGIDEPRRVEHALLSLRSALNYSETSGLVSPLDSTFPEVMFDKSKSGSYHCDVTEQGHLLAQGCLAKMKEELRFNMCELDSSFIPDKEVKDIDSIIKAKISPSLGYACRHWADHLESTPNVANMLPLLGEFLFEQLLYWMEVLNLLQELTSGAASLLKLKQRLHGVACPPELTTLLDDAYAFVQKLSASSISYSTPHIYISSLQLCPRSSLVYRIYSKRIQSWLKPHGGPTESLDMKTSAHQSWNIGSGALSISYSLDGTRFAAGCENGTIAICDARDGSFLFHPLEGHTDWVRSVAFSPDGTLVLSASSDCTIRLWDVATGQPVPTSFDGHTHPVKSVAFSPSGKRFVSGSWDNTVRVWNTDGSSSTTMEGHKWGVNCVAFSPDDTSVASGANDFTIQVWDLTNEAPTPSTLQGHTNSVMSIAFTSDGTRLVSGSTDCTICVWSTDSKSLMSRFLQGCTHFVYSVAVSPDGSCIASGSADSTIRVWSINTGSLITGPWEHFNGVRALAFSPDGTRLLSGSHSEDIKVWNLDEKPKPADVRPYTGLYNKSFQKAFLEKALNEKMIRIRELHDEKLPLLPFQRQTPDSAMSIAWLLEATHLAYINEPLGATPTPGLEHQLPHMPNGWKWQSDGWLLNDKSQLLVWVSPDSGSCHLLGHSVNNSRAISFLSQNEDFIGRRWPGKKEMPVGARRQW
- a CDS encoding ubiquitin family protein codes for the protein MAEQASVASSNEITLNIKGPSELKLSITISTDKTVLELKQAIAEKSDVSADRQRLIYSGRVLKDEDVLSTYKVQNAHTVHMVKGAPKPTGTASSSTSTPTQPLPSMQTGQTSTETLLNGPRGHGALAGLNMNDLFGGANPNDPNMLQNMLSSPQFMQQMSRMMSDPNLMDTILAQSPHLTNMDPNMRRTLQSPEFRQMMSNPDTLRNMMQMTATLRQAGINPMGGGAMGGGFGGGGFGGMPFDLFGGGLGGAQNQGQNQQPSGNLFEQAATGATSAASPASNPNPTSPAANTGSNPNPTSPGTQNPNPSPFGMIDPSLIQQAPLGAFGAPPAPPDPRPVEERFQVQLQQLQDMGFTNAQQNVRALLACGGRVDSAIEYILGGGGLQ
- a CDS encoding Myo-inositol-1-phosphate synthase; the encoded protein is MAPTAINQAYGTGYSTPSEPAPIHPTAARRTDPVIVESEVTSYSDSHITAKYEYKGAHVVKEQGRISVKPTVSRFEFQTVRKVQKTGLMMVGLGGNNGTTLAATVLANRHNITWRTKEGVMTPNYIGSLLRASTMRLGTDPETGRDFNIPVSDVLPMVHPNDLVIGGWDISSYPLDAAMDRAQVLDWDLQRQLIPMMAEIRPLPSIYYPDFIAANQSERADNVISGNDKQAHVEHIRRDIREFKAKHDLDRVVVFWTANTERYSAVIPGVNDTADALLKSIRESHSEVSPSTVFAVASILEDAPFINGAPQNTFVPGCIELAERHKAFIGGDDLKSGQTKIKSVLAEYLVNAGIKPLSIASYNHLGNNDGRNLSQEAQFKSKEISKSSVVDDMVDANRLLYRPADAAKGEKKGEHPDHLVVIKYVPAVGDSKRAIDEYNSEIMMGGRNTLGIFNTCEDSLLATPLILDLTILAELLTRVKYRRNSNDEFLPLYSVLSLLSYMLKAPLVKPGTEVVNSLNRQRQALESFLKACLGLANEGDLLLDTRVW
- a CDS encoding Prefoldin subunit codes for the protein MSKQSLEDLRTRLENASKEYQKIQEDTQTAVETHQRLDSQVNENEAVKKASPIMTDERTYSNVSEQEFANLKPHNTVYKMVGPVFVKQEPEEAKSNVDKRLEFIRGEITRVEQQISDLNKKSEKIKTEVVTIQNVMASQQQSQTTAA